TAAGGGCGCATGACGTTATTCGAAATTGAGAATGCTTCATCTCCTACAAAAACAAATGGAGTTTCATTTTGAGAACCTGGTAAAGGCTTTGGTACAGGAATAGGTAATTTGCGTGTCATAATCAAATCATAAAGTTTAGAGTTCTGGAAAACGGTGGAGTCACTTTCCTTGCCATACGCTCCTATATCGACAAAAATGAATCTATATCTAGAATCTACAAGAGCTAATAAAACTATTGAATTATAGCCCTTATAATTGTAAAACAGTGATCCACTGTGCGCAGGACATGTAATACGGACATGTTTACCAAGAGCTCCTATGCAGTTAGGAAAATTTGCTTTCTTGTCAAACTCAATAGCGACATCTTCTAGAACCTGTTTTGTTATAGGAGGTATATTTTGACTTGATAGATGTTTCCATATGGCGCGACAAACTGTCCTTACAATTTTTGCTATTGTACTTGCTCCTCGGAAGTAATTCGTATGCATGGTTTTAAAATCACTGCCGGTTGCTAGAaatctaaaatgaaataataattagtaggcaaataataaaataatacaaatgtaGGTATAATCAAACTCAAACTGCGCAGGTAATAGTGTTGCTAGGAATAGATTTTCAAAGATAGACAGGTAGTTTTTCAAAGAAGTACtcaagaaatattttacattatggTTGTTCTAGGCAAAGTCAATCAGTTTTTAACTTGCCTAAGTCAAGAAAAAGCAGAAAATTGTTCTTTTTCGGCGGCCAGCCATTTATATGAAATTGGATGGACCGAAAGTACTTATGAAagttatatcaaattttatatgtaattttatatgtagtataaatGGAATCTAGGGAATTTTAgtctttattactatttttcacTTGTGAAGTTATTTGTTGCAGGTAATGATTTAGTCAAGAAGTGGAAGGCCATAAAAGATAATTTtgctaaatatcaaaaaaaactaaaagatgCCAATTGATCAGGAGCTGGAGCtgcaaaaattaaagaatatcaCTTGAATAAACAATTACAGTTTTTGAAAAAGGTTTCACAAAATGCAACTGATTCCAGTTTATGTGTAGCGGAAGGAGATATTTAGAATGAAATAACGGCATTGCCTCGTTATAAAAGTCAACCACGAAAACGAAAGGCAGATGATAAGGATGATATTGAAGAAGATTTATTGGCAATATTAAAAACACCGGAGAATAGACATTTGCATTTTTTCAAGGGGATTTTACCATCTCTACAATCGTTAAATGAGAATCAAACATTGATATTTCAAAGTCGGGTGCTTCAAATATTAACGGACATTCTTCAACCTTCAATTCATCAAAATACACATCACGGCTATAATCAAGAATATCAGCATCAGGGTTATAATCAAGGATATTCAACTATGAGATACGATAATACGGTTCAGAGTGGCTACCACACTTCTACTCCTGGAAGTTCGATTACTGAACAGAGGACTACCTCATCATCAAACCAACAACGTCCAATAAATTCACCATTTTTACTGGACGAAACGTCAGCTACTTCCTATGTTTCACAAGATGAGGAGTttgatttttcttaaattgatcattacattttttaaggcctattaaagtattcttaaagtaagaaaattgtataatgcaaaaagcttaatttgattCTGTCTTGTTTCATTTGAACCTGGCTTTGTACCACTAGGTACCCCCAAACCATGAACACTAGTGATGCAAAATTTTTATCGACACCCCGCTAGTACCACAGGTGTATAAAGCCAGGggtacaaataaaactaaacatttgATTCCGAGTGCCataaacatcaataaaaaaaaaataagaaacctaTTTGTTTTACCTTAAAGTTAAGCCCAGCATTTCCAAAGCAGTAACTGGTTTccttcctttattttttttcttctgtatatattttgataactcGCTTAATAGCTCTTCAAATGATGATATACTCATTCTAAAGTAggcaacaaattttttttcgtcTATCTTTAATGCTTCGTATTTTTTAGAAAAGAACTCGCCATTTGGATTCATACCCTTACTTAATGGATGTATCCAGTATCTTCTTTGCCGTATTTTTAAGATAGAATAATGTCttcttaataacaaataagCAATAAGTTTAATACGATCCATCGCAGAGAGACGTCTATCCACACTCAAAAATCACGAGAAAATGGTTACCCTACCATAATGCCCTGTTTCGCGACGCCGCAACGCGGCAACGCAACTGCCGATTTTGGCGTTGCGGCGCCGCAAAAATAAGCAGTTTGCGTTATGTGTTTCGGCCctaaataatgaaactgggtAAGCTAAATCTCGcgacgtaaactttgaattaattattaatgataataaagttaccgctgacagtgaggttgcaagtacctttgaaaactttttcacagtgttcctattttgttgactgattcacttaattcttcacttACTGCAGCTCAAAgattattgaggaacaacgtcaATGAGTgcaaagatttatttaattttaagcatatatctgcaataataaagaattttaagttgttgaaacagaaaaaaaccggtgatttatgggctatgtctgtaatggtaatatctaacattatagacgttattgccccttacttagccatactttttaatgaattaatctTTAAGACTTTAAGTATGAAACGAAACACTCGATCATCTTTTGTTtcagccatactttttaatgaatgtgttgatagaggtacttttccaaattttatgaaacatagtaaacttatacctctatttaaatctggcaataaaaacaacattaacaattacagacccatttcaatcttaccagctcttagtaaggtctttgaaaaaattatattaaatcaacttttgaatcacttcaatgtaaataacttactgcATCCGGAGCAATACGGAAaaactaaaggtcgtagcactacGGATGCAGgtgctaaacttttaaaacatgtgtacgttGCCTGGGAaggttcgcagaatgccattggtgttttttatgatctatccaaagcatttgattgtgttgatcataaaaacttgcttcttaaactgcccattatggtatcaaaaacgttgcactaaatttggttgcctcttatctcagtgacagaacccaaagtgtttgtataaaaaaaaataagtcgcaggggtcggctacgtcaatgggtgtcccacagggttcaatcttgggtccatttctatttttggtgtatataaatgatctaccacaccatgccagtgaaacctgtgacattgtactgtttgcagatgatacatctctaatttttaaaactgatagaggtagagacgtgctatgtcgcatatgtcgcactggtttactgtcaataatttacttttaaatgcaaaaaaaactaagtgtgaggaatttattttaccaaatgtaaagaaagttaataaaaatataataataaatggagaatcactaataatgaaagattccacagtttttctgggcatgaccttgggttgttagcttcagtggggtacccatatagatacactagcaggtaaactaagctcggctgcctacgccgtcaggaaaattagacagattactgacgtagaaacagcaagacttgtttactttgcgtactttcatagtgtgatgtcttacggaatcttattatggggcaaagctgctgatattgaaactatattcatattgcagaaaagagctgtacggtcaatatataaacctaaatcacgtgaatccctccgtgaaaaatttaaagtaataggtatacttacggtagcctcacaatatatttataacaatatagtatttgtaagacaacatattagtctttataaacaaaaagtggatataaacagtcgacctacaagaaatggtcataaattagtgacatctgcatatcgtctgcgaaaggtgcagaagtcattagtgggattgagtatacgcttttataatatgattcctaaggtaattttgaacctaataagtttaaagaatgtgttaaaacacatttattacagcgaggttattatacaattgatgagtttcttaatgacaaggttgcttggaagcatccggctccgctttcatctctcacaagatagaaaaatgaatgttaaaatgtaaaaagtaaagttttgatgctggaaaagagcaactgctgactttcttgccggcttcttctctatagaatctgccttccgaaccggtggtagagtcactacacacggacaaacttgacgtttcaaaagtgcttgtattcggcctacttgaaataaatgcattttgaatttgagtttattcattcattttatgatGAAAGCATATTCTTGCGGTCTTTCTTttggttcagtgtgcctggaaaaagtacttaagagacaactttaatttctatccctatatcgtaaaattagaaatcattcgcaaaggaagatGTGTACCAATGATACAAATCTCCCAAAAACATGTCATAAAGTAACACgtacgtttaataataaatattacgaaaactattcttggctaagctgatttgtacacaccaatcgattatttttgtCCTTTCCTTGTTTTTTATTGTCTAaaatacgtaaagtgtggaatgataaaggatattgtgatcttaataaatttcataaagccgctaaaaacatgatatgttggaaaaaaatattatcatcatcagtatgcttagaaaatgctgccgaatggtgtgtcataattttgtgacgtaaatcagggtatgtacttttattcaattagcagtagatagacgatagtattaaattaatcaaaaatgtAACATTCGTGAagaaatttgattaaaaaccgacatacctaaaatctaaattttaattttactttacgtTTGTGCttaacaccttgtgcataccctgggtccaagggctatgcacgccactgaatcgGAGGATATTGAGATTTCCACAAATATCCATTAAGAGGCCTTTGTACTAATCAATAGGGTCTGGtctgaaattttaatagtttagtCAAAAGTATTGCTTTCCTGTTCATAAAATGTTATGTTTCATTCTTAAAACatttatgtacaacagaattggcacacATTTTCTCGCACATTCAAAGCGTGTCAAATTTTTGTAGTTAGGTATAGATTTGTGGATCTTAGAGCGTAAGCACACGGCGTATTTTTAACGCGCAGACGACGCGCGTCTTCAGCGCCGTAGACGCTGATTGTTGTGTTTACATTGATGATACAagcgcgtgctaaaaaaatatagagaatggaaggccaaggtattcagatattcctttcaataccaacaatgttcatgatggcacttagatctttcattaattaacagtattattgaagctaaatacctagtttcttatattaaagtattcattttataaaagacatcattaaagcccaccaacctgctttagagcagtgttgtgggtctgtactctataaacctgacttcccaaggagtgaaataaaacaactagactgactctaatactgtatattaggcttctctataattcatattacttgttaccttcaaatgactctactaccagttcggaatgctgtcttcggcagagaagaccactggcaagaaactctaccgttgctcttttattcaatcaattaaaacaacttataaacagaattacaacattgtcatatgtaataacgctaggccctttgatacaagacatataagacaggtcgaacataactactattatcacttataacatcaggacttttggaacaagttgtttgtatagagcaacctctgctacataaactgtcggtataaagttatgctagggctccatatatgatacctaaataaaccaaaagatgatatatacttatctgatgcaacatcaggtaccaacatagtaacaacaacttatctcaactccatcaccaatacatacgactcttgtttcgtcacaacaatatttccttaagtatatcgtttccattataaatcatctatagggaattacagcactttatttatgataaacccgatgattatattaaatatatgaacaaatcatagtttgtatactcattgataatgtattgaaaatagaataatggactttagtagactgtcaaataaaagtataggatctatggagggagacgcgagtttgacaagttagattggcggcaaagaaaagtgaggacggatttaaattaatgaattgagaatagaagattaagtaaagtattgtggatagaacgttacaaattgggaatagatgatttataatggaaacgacatacttaacgaaatattgtggtggcaaaacaagagtcgtatatactggtgatggagttgagataagttgttaaaagttgttggtactatggttgtacctgatgtagcatcagataagtatatctcttatatcctttgggttattcaggtatcatatatggagccctagcattatttcatacagatagcttatgtagcataggttgctctatacaaacaatttgtttcaaaagtcctgatgttataagtgatcatagtagttatgtttgacctgtcttatatgtcttgtatcaaagggcctagcgttataacatatgataatgttgtaattgtgtttataagtcttgttttaattgattgaataaaagagcaacggtagagtttcttgccagtggtcttctctgccgaagacagcattccgaactggttgtagagtcatttgaaggtaacaagtaatatgaattatagagaagcttaatatacagtattagagtcagtccagttgttttatttcactccttgggaagtcaggtttatagagtacagacccacaacactgctctaaagcaggttggtgggctttaaagatttcttttataaaatgaatactttaataggaaaaaagaataatagtcatgagaataaatgattactgctaagaaactaggtatttagcttcaataatactgttaattaatgaaagatctaagtgccatcctgaacattgtgggtattgcagtgaatatctgaataccttggtCCTCctctctctatatttttttagcacgcgcatGAAGTGCGTATACGCGCGTTTGAAGCGATACTAACGCGCGTAAAAAGGAGCGGAGTAGGGGCAGAGGAGGGGCGCTCGCGCCAACACTGCACCGCGCCTCAGTTGCAAATGTTTTATTGTGTGCTGCGCgtgtatttagtttaaaatggAACCCTTCGACACCGACCGCTTTATAACAGAAATAAACAACCGGCCAGCTACATGGAATTCACTACTGCCCGAATattcaaataaagttttaaaaagaaatgctTGGGATGAATTGTGccaaattttttataacaatttcaaTGGAAAAACAACCTGGCAGGTAAGATctattctatatatttaaaaataatgtaggtacctatttgttttaggaatacaaataaaacaccgCCGATAAGATAGCGACCACATGTCACGTGCCCACGTAAACAGTCAAGCAAAcatgaaaaagaaaagaaattgtttttaaacaaattttaataatatttatattatgttttaaacttATGAGAACTAACGATTTAGCGATCTTCACGGCGCGGCGGTACATTGAACAGTAAAACAGTAGAAAATGTAATTAGATACCCTAAATTTTAGAATCTTGCCATGGTACTGCACCTTCATCGCTAATAAAATAATCAGTGTACATATTTCGTATCGCAGTTCCGCTTAATTGTCCCTGTGAGCGTCTTGCACCAATCGAAATCAAACTTGCATCTTCAGGAGGATCTTCTAAACCAGctatacttaaattataaccGTCACGTTCACGTATGAAATTATGCAGTACACAACAGGCTTTTACAATAGCCACACTGAAGTCCACGCTAACGTTCAGTGGtcgattaaagattttaaatttattgcttaatatacCAAATGTACATTCAATGTATCGTCTGGCACGTGTCAGGCGgtaattatatattgttttttcttataattataatttaacttgCCTTATCTTTTTGGTCCATTCACTACATTCATTTATTGTTGAGTCTGCAGCCTTTCCATAGCATCCAACATCTATATCGATAAATTTGTAATTTGCGTCACATATTgcaataatagtttttataattaaaatactctGATCCACTATGTTGAGGTTTAATAACTCTAATATGTTTCCCATCAATAGCCCCAAGTAGGTTGggaaaatttgcatattttataaatccttCAGCAGTTTTTAGATAAGATTCTTCCGTTGGTTCTGGCATAcagatgtttttaaatttatcccatAATATTTTCACTGTTTCACGGACAATAATGCCTGCCACTCTTAAAGTCATAGTTTGTCCACACTTAAAGTAATAGTGAATATCTGAGAAATAGCAACCCGTAGCTAAATACCTAACTAGGGTTCATTCCCGGGAATTCTCGGCTCGAGAATTCCCGGGACATCGTTGGGCTTTGTTCCCGGGAAATCAAGCTCGAGAAAAGTCGAGAACTCGAGAAATCATGTTTCTATGTAGAAATTAAATCGCTGTTTGCTGTGCTGCGTGGCGGCGTGGGCCAGAGCACAACGGCACCCTTTGAACTCGCTGCAAGCGCATATTgcaataatagtttttataattaaaatactctGATCCACTATGTTGAGGTTTAATAACTCTAATATGTTTCCCATCAATAGCCCCAAGTAGGTTGggaaaatttgcatattttataaatccttCAGCAGTTTTTAGATGAGATTCTTCCGTTGGTTCTGGCATAcagatgtttttaaatttatcccatAATATTTTCACTGTTTCACGGACAATAATGCCTGCCGTCGTTTGTCCACACTTAAAGTCATAGTGAATATCTGAGAAATAGCAACCCGTAGCTAAATACCTAACTAGGGTTCATTCCCGGGAATTCTCGGCTCGAGAATTCCCGGGACATCGTTGGGCTTTGTTCCCGGGAAATCAAGCTCGAGAAAAGTCGAGAACTCGAGAAATCATGTTTCTATGTAGAAATTAAATCGCTGTTTGCTGTGTTGCGTGGCGGCGTGGGCCAGAGCACAACGGCACCCTTTGAACTCGCTGCAAGCGCTGGCGGCGTGGGCCAAAGCACAACGGCACCCTTTGAACTCGCTGCAAGCGCTCTGCGGCGTCATTTTTACACGTTCATTCGTGTTTCGACTCTAGCCAAGTATATTTTACGTAGTGAGTGTTTCACAGATTACGCGATAAATCGAAATTAAACAGGTAAGTGTTTTCAGTTTCATTGACACATCATggatttattattcatattatttttatcaataatataatctGAATATGATCTTCAATTTTACTAGGTACGAGTACCTATCATGttcttttctattattttttagtcaAACTTTATCACGTAAAATAACTAACGATACATTAATTATACTACTTAGTCTAATTAGATTTCCTATTTTTCTAAAACAACAACACACAagcttagtttttaattattctgataTGTTTTTCTTATGTAagtaatttgaaattaattaatgtgtcattttaaatttgtgaGACAAATATTGCCAGTTGTGTTGTGTGTGTATAACATATTAATCCTAGGGCTTATTATCAAATTGAATTgcgtttgttatatattttaccgAAACGTCACTATAACAGTAAAGATGGAAGCttcaaaagtatcgaaatatttcaagaaaaataaGGAATCTGCGAATGCGCAATGCCTAAAGTGCCCAAAAACTATTGCTTGCAAAGGTTCAAATACTAGCGGGTTGGTGAGACATTTAGCACATgtgcataaaattaatattactaaaTGCAGGACCCAAGAAGAATCCGAATCTGAAGCATCTACAAGTTCAGGTGTGAGTGCACCGACAAAAAGTAGACCTGGGTATGAAAGTATGCAGCAACAGAAACTAAACTTCAAAACTCCACCGATACAATCATTGGGTGAAATATTAGCGAGGCTGGCCGCAAAAGACGGCTTCACCATAAATGGAATCACAAAAAGTGAATTCATTCGTGATTCACTTTCTGCTTAAGGATATAAACTGCCCATGTGTGTTAATGATGTTATGAATAACTACTAAAATACTATGAGGATAAGGAAAAAGAAATGATAAAAGAACTTTCAGATATTTGTTCTTCAGGTAACCGGCTAAGTGTGAGTATTGACGAGTGGACAAGCATACGCAACAAACGCTATTTTAGTGTTATTTGTCATACTACAAAAACAACACATTATAATTTGGGGTTAGTCTATATACCCGGTAAATGTGGGGCCATTGAAGTAAGACAAATAGTGGAGGAACGCTTGAAACATTTTGGAGTGAAATTTGAGACTGATATTGTTGCCGTAACAAGCGATGGGCCAAGCGTAATGAAAAAATTTGGCAGAGAAAGCCCCTGTGAAATGGTTCTATGTGTAAATCATGCCATCCATTTAGCTATTCTTGACACATTTTGCAAAAAACAGTCAGAAGTTACAGCTGCTAGGAATGCCTTACATAACAATGACGAACACAGCAGCTCCGATGAAACCAGCAGCACTGATAACGATGATGAATCTTATATATCCAATGAAGAACCTAAACCTCAAATAATTGATGACATAAACTATGTAATGACTGAGACCCGATCGATTATAAGATTTTTCAGAAAGAGTCCTCTAAAATCAATCACACTGCAGAAACATGTAGTAGCCGAATTCGGAGTAGAACTGGTTTTGTTACTTGATGTCAGAACTAGATGGAATTCAATGCTGACAATGATTGAACGTatcttgaaattaaaaaatgcaaTCAAAAAGGCATTGATAGATTTAGATAGCTCACAAAAATGGAATGAAGATAATATTACTGTGCTACAAAAACTGCAGATGATATTAACACCAACAAAACTTGCAGTAGAGGCGTTGAGTAGGCAAGATGCCAATTTATTGACTGCAGAGGCTATAATAGACGTATtgctaaaaaaattagaaagtaTCAATGATCCTTTGGCCCTTAAGTTAGTAGATTCACTTAAGTTGAAATATCAGAGCGTATCTAATATCGCTGCTAAAATACTTGAACAGCCCTGACAATTTCATGAACAATAAAAGTAGTTACTTCATTGATAACAATAAGACATTTCTGATCGGATACACTGAAAGAGAATATAATCGTTTATACCCTGCCATCACAACTTTGATCGAAAATGAATCGGGAGTGGTAGAAGAAGTAAGCCAATCAGAACCTGAACCCGAAAGCTTCGAAATTCAATTAGAAAAAGCAATCAAAGGCATTTCAACTAATGAGGAGGCAAGTGCAGTGGCACTGTCAAAATCTATAGTAAAGAAAGAGTTCTTACTTTTTGAACAGACTGGGAAGAGGTCGCCAAATTTAGAATCGATGTACAAAGCATTGCTTTCAGTTAAGCCTACTTCAACTGAAAATGAAACAGTGTTTTCAATTTCAggaaaaatagttaataaaataagaaaccgGCTGTCTGATAAAGCTATAAATGCTTTAGTTTTTCTAAAGGCATATTTCATCAGACAGAGTAAGCAGACATAATTGTTAtgtatctgtctgtctgtatgttcAGCTCCTCAGCGTGAG
The sequence above is a segment of the Pararge aegeria chromosome Z, ilParAegt1.1, whole genome shotgun sequence genome. Coding sequences within it:
- the LOC120636515 gene encoding protein ALP1-like; the encoded protein is MDRIKLIAYLLLRRHYSILKIRQRRYWIHPLSKGMNPNGEFFSKKYEALKIDEKKFVAYFRMSISSFEELLSELSKYIQKKKNKGRKPVTALEMLGLTLRFLATGSDFKTMHTNYFRGASTIAKIVRTVCRAIWKHLSSQNIPPITKQVLEDVAIEFDKKANFPNCIGALGKHVRITCPAHSGSLFYNYKGYNSIVLLALVDSRYRFIFVDIGAYGKESDSTVFQNSKLYDLIMTRKLPIPVPKPLPGSQNETPFVFVGDEAFSISNNVMRPYSGKHLSVQQRVYNYRLSRARRYVECAFGILVNKWRIFHRSMNVQYEFATDIIKACCVMHNFVLNRDGVQATDDIIFDDSDLQMLHLPTANENNLSPHLIRNDFCNYFSSDVGALSWQLNKI